One genomic window of Hymenobacter sp. J193 includes the following:
- a CDS encoding glycosyltransferase family 1 protein — protein MPSTTSAEAPARASIPTPAHSQTALHSATSTHTSLPDLVCFAHLHWDFVWQRPQHLLSRFAQQGRVFYVEEAFFHNDDLIEPHIEVKERQNGVKVIVAHLPQRLRGQEDAADEAQADLLTRFFADNSLTEYIFWYYTPMALAKSRHLQPVLTVYDCMDELAAFKFAPPALREREQELFQKADLVFTGGHTLYEAKSLQHADAHAFPSSIDKEHFGQARQEMPEPADQAGIAHPRIGFFGVVDERLDIALLGELAAAHPEWQFVIIGPVVKIDPALLPHTANIHYLGGKNYQELPAYLRGWDVATLLFADNESTKFISPTKTPEYLAAGKPVVSTPIRDVVRPYGDLNLVHIAATADEFGQAIEKALEQNADTDWRHRTDEYLKTISWDLTWQQMVDLMAQRLATKKA, from the coding sequence ATGCCGTCCACGACCTCGGCCGAGGCGCCCGCGCGCGCCTCTATCCCGACGCCAGCACATTCCCAAACCGCTCTGCATTCCGCTACCTCTACTCACACCTCATTACCGGATTTAGTTTGTTTTGCGCATCTGCACTGGGATTTCGTGTGGCAGCGCCCTCAACACTTATTGTCCCGCTTTGCGCAGCAGGGTCGGGTATTTTACGTGGAGGAGGCTTTCTTCCACAACGATGACCTGATTGAGCCGCACATCGAAGTGAAAGAGCGGCAGAACGGCGTAAAGGTGATAGTGGCCCATTTGCCGCAGCGCCTGCGAGGCCAGGAAGATGCCGCCGACGAGGCCCAGGCCGATCTGCTTACCCGCTTTTTCGCCGATAACAGCCTCACCGAATACATTTTCTGGTACTACACGCCCATGGCGCTAGCCAAGTCGCGCCACCTGCAGCCAGTGCTTACCGTGTACGACTGCATGGATGAGCTGGCAGCATTCAAGTTTGCGCCCCCGGCTTTGCGGGAGCGGGAACAGGAGCTCTTCCAGAAAGCTGATCTGGTATTCACCGGGGGCCACACGCTCTACGAAGCCAAAAGCCTGCAGCACGCCGACGCCCACGCGTTTCCGAGTTCCATCGATAAAGAACATTTTGGGCAGGCCCGCCAGGAAATGCCCGAGCCCGCCGACCAGGCCGGTATTGCGCATCCGCGTATTGGCTTTTTTGGGGTAGTAGACGAGCGGCTGGATATTGCCCTGCTGGGCGAGCTGGCCGCCGCCCACCCCGAGTGGCAGTTCGTCATTATCGGGCCGGTGGTGAAGATTGACCCCGCCCTGTTGCCCCACACCGCCAACATCCACTACCTCGGCGGCAAAAACTACCAAGAGTTACCGGCCTACCTGCGCGGCTGGGACGTAGCCACCCTGCTTTTTGCCGACAACGAAAGCACCAAGTTCATTTCGCCCACCAAAACGCCTGAGTACCTGGCAGCCGGCAAGCCCGTGGTGAGCACGCCTATCCGCGACGTGGTGCGGCCCTACGGCGACCTGAACCTGGTACACATAGCCGCTACCGCCGACGAGTTCGGCCAGGCCATTGAGAAAGCCCTCGAGCAGAACGCCGATACCGACTGGCGCCACCGCACCGACGAGTACCTCAAAACCATCAGCTGGGACCTTACCTGGCAGCAGATGGTAGACCTGATGGCCCAGCGCCTCGCCACCAAAAAAGCCTGA
- the glf gene encoding UDP-galactopyranose mutase, giving the protein MFDYLIVGAGFAGSVLAERLATRSNKKVLIIDKRNHIAGNAYDHYNEEGILVHKYGPHIFHTNSRDVFEYLSNFTDWRPYEHRVLASVDGQLVPMPINLDTINKLYGLSLNSFEVEQFFESVAEQVPVIKTSEDVVVSKVGRELYEKFFKNYTRKQWGMDPSELDKSVTSRVPTRTNRDDRYFTDTYQAMPLHGYTRMFERMLDHPNISIMLNTDYHDVVDFIPFKEMIFTGPVDEYFDFKFGKLPYRSLEFKHETLNQENYLAAPVVNYPNDNLYTRITEFKALTGQKHPKTALVYEFPKAEGDPYYPVPRLENAELYNKYKKLADETPNVHFVGRLATYKYYNMDQVVAQALTLYKKLTDKPIEKAATTPPITGSASIMEKILPRTPAKE; this is encoded by the coding sequence ATGTTTGATTATCTCATCGTCGGAGCCGGGTTTGCCGGTAGCGTGCTGGCCGAGCGGCTGGCTACTCGCAGCAATAAGAAAGTCCTGATTATCGATAAGCGAAACCACATTGCGGGCAACGCTTACGACCACTACAATGAGGAGGGTATCCTGGTCCACAAATACGGGCCGCACATCTTCCATACCAACTCCCGGGACGTATTCGAGTACCTCTCCAACTTCACCGACTGGCGCCCCTACGAGCACCGCGTGCTGGCTTCGGTGGATGGTCAGCTGGTGCCCATGCCCATTAACCTCGATACCATCAACAAGCTCTACGGTTTGTCGCTGAACTCCTTTGAAGTAGAGCAGTTCTTTGAGTCTGTGGCCGAGCAGGTGCCGGTTATCAAGACGTCGGAAGATGTAGTGGTAAGCAAGGTAGGCCGCGAACTGTACGAGAAATTCTTCAAAAACTATACCCGCAAGCAGTGGGGTATGGACCCTTCGGAGCTGGATAAGTCGGTAACTTCGCGTGTGCCCACCCGCACCAACCGCGACGACCGGTACTTTACCGATACCTACCAGGCTATGCCGCTGCACGGCTATACCCGCATGTTTGAGCGGATGCTGGACCACCCCAATATCAGCATCATGCTAAACACCGACTACCATGATGTGGTGGACTTCATTCCGTTCAAGGAAATGATTTTCACGGGCCCGGTAGACGAGTACTTCGACTTCAAGTTCGGCAAGCTGCCCTACCGCTCCCTAGAGTTCAAGCACGAAACCCTGAACCAAGAAAACTATCTGGCCGCGCCGGTAGTGAACTACCCCAACGATAATTTGTACACCCGCATCACCGAGTTTAAGGCCCTTACCGGTCAGAAACACCCCAAAACGGCACTGGTGTACGAGTTTCCCAAAGCCGAAGGCGACCCGTACTATCCCGTGCCGCGCCTGGAAAATGCCGAGCTGTACAATAAGTACAAGAAGCTGGCCGATGAAACGCCCAATGTGCATTTCGTAGGCCGCCTGGCTACCTACAAGTACTACAACATGGACCAGGTAGTAGCGCAGGCCCTCACGCTGTATAAGAAGCTCACCGACAAGCCCATCGAAAAGGCCGCTACCACGCCTCCCATTACCGGCTCCGCCTCTATCATGGAGAAAATCCTGCCCCGCACCCCGGCCAAGGAATAG
- the secA gene encoding preprotein translocase subunit SecA, which translates to MFDFIGKAVAKVFGSKSERDLKEILPYVALINAEYAKLTPLTDDQLRQHSAEVRTRIDERLKGIDDQLGGLHQRITDEPNLDIVEKEKIFDQIDALEKQRNKDLEVVLLEVLPAAFATVKETARRYKENGQLVVTATDFDREISRRKSNVTIQGDQATWSNKWLAGGAEITWDMVHYDVQLIGGVVLHQGKIAEMATGEGKTLVSTLPAFLNALARRGVHLVTVNDYLAKRDSEWNAPLFEFHGITVDCIDKHQPNTDARRKAYLADITYGTNNEFGFDYLRDNMARETGELVQRKHHYAMVDEVDSVLIDDARTPLIISGPVPRGDVHEFHILKPRIERLVNEQKKQVQDYLVQARKLIKEGNDGPKEGEGGLMLFRAYRGLPKSKPLIKFLSETGMRAVLQKVENYYMQDNSRQMPAADKPLFFTIDEKNNQIELTEKGIDLITAQGEDPHLFIMPDIGMEIAAIEKSAVISEEDKLQQKEQLINDYQEKSERVHTVNQLLKAYTLFERDDQYILSDDGKVKIVDEQTGRVMEGRRYSDGLHQAIEAKENVRVEDATQTYATVTLQNYFRMYHKLGGMTGTAETEAGEFWEIYKLDVVVIPTNRGISRKDEHDKVYKTVREKYNAVAEEIQTLVKAGRPVLVGTTSVEISELVSRMLKLRNIPHQVLNAKQNQREAEIVAGAGHPGTVTIATNMAGRGTDIKLRGTAKESGGLAIIGTERHESRRVDRQLRGRAGRQGDPGSSQFFVSLEDNLMRLFGSERIAKLMDRMGLEEGEVIQHSMITSSIERAQKKVEENNFGIRKRLLEYDDVMNAQREVVYKRRRNALFGERLELDVWNMIYDVCEDIVTAHKTTNDFEGFKLAIIRLFSYDTHLTAQELNSMPAPQLTQKLYDESLGYYEDKSQVIGEHSMPLINDLIGQNAPFENIAVPFTDGRKQVQSVVNLRRAQATNGQELIRGMEKVVTLAVIDEAWTKHLRAMDDLKQVVQNAVYEQKDPLLVYKFESFELFKRMIAKVNEETVHFLFRADIPMQAGEAGIEEPEFYVEDEIPQAAPQPKLRAEKEVSSTSLGAGPEDLEQAGQQPQVLEKQTPARSQKVANRNERVSVQYMDGRIVRDVKYKSVEEDIVSNRAVIID; encoded by the coding sequence ATGTTTGATTTCATAGGGAAGGCAGTTGCCAAAGTGTTCGGCTCCAAGTCCGAGCGGGATTTGAAAGAGATTCTGCCGTATGTGGCACTCATCAACGCCGAATATGCCAAACTGACACCGCTTACCGACGACCAGCTCCGCCAGCACTCCGCCGAGGTACGCACCCGGATTGATGAGCGGCTGAAGGGCATCGACGACCAGCTTGGGGGCCTGCACCAGCGCATCACCGACGAGCCTAACCTGGACATCGTAGAGAAGGAAAAAATCTTCGACCAGATTGATGCGCTGGAAAAGCAGCGCAACAAAGACCTGGAAGTCGTGCTGCTGGAAGTACTGCCCGCGGCCTTTGCCACCGTGAAGGAAACGGCCCGCCGCTACAAGGAAAACGGCCAGCTGGTAGTTACCGCCACCGACTTCGACCGCGAAATTTCCCGCCGCAAAAGCAACGTCACCATTCAGGGCGACCAGGCTACGTGGAGCAACAAGTGGCTGGCCGGTGGGGCCGAAATCACCTGGGACATGGTGCACTACGATGTGCAGCTGATTGGTGGCGTGGTGCTGCACCAGGGCAAAATTGCCGAAATGGCTACCGGCGAAGGCAAAACGCTGGTGTCAACTCTGCCTGCCTTCCTCAATGCTTTAGCTCGCCGCGGCGTGCATTTGGTGACGGTGAACGACTACCTGGCCAAGCGTGACTCCGAGTGGAATGCGCCCTTGTTTGAATTCCACGGCATTACGGTTGACTGCATCGACAAGCACCAGCCCAACACCGACGCCCGCCGCAAAGCTTACCTGGCCGACATTACCTACGGGACCAACAACGAATTTGGCTTCGACTACCTGCGCGACAACATGGCCCGCGAAACCGGCGAGCTGGTGCAGCGCAAGCACCATTACGCCATGGTAGACGAAGTGGACTCCGTACTGATTGACGATGCCCGCACCCCGCTTATCATTTCGGGCCCGGTGCCGCGCGGCGACGTACACGAGTTTCACATTCTGAAGCCCCGCATTGAGCGGCTGGTGAACGAGCAGAAAAAGCAGGTGCAGGATTACCTGGTGCAGGCGCGCAAGCTCATCAAAGAAGGCAACGATGGTCCCAAAGAAGGAGAGGGCGGCCTGATGCTGTTTCGCGCCTACCGCGGGCTGCCCAAGAGCAAGCCGCTCATCAAGTTCCTCTCGGAAACCGGCATGCGCGCCGTGCTGCAGAAAGTAGAAAACTACTACATGCAGGACAACTCCCGCCAGATGCCGGCGGCCGATAAGCCCCTGTTCTTCACTATTGACGAGAAGAACAACCAGATTGAGCTGACCGAAAAAGGCATCGACCTGATTACGGCCCAGGGCGAAGACCCGCACCTGTTCATCATGCCCGACATTGGGATGGAAATTGCGGCCATCGAGAAAAGCGCCGTTATTTCCGAAGAAGACAAGCTGCAGCAGAAAGAGCAGCTCATCAACGACTACCAGGAAAAGTCGGAGCGGGTGCACACCGTGAACCAGCTGCTGAAAGCGTACACCCTGTTTGAGCGCGACGACCAGTACATCCTGAGTGACGACGGCAAGGTGAAAATTGTGGATGAGCAGACCGGCCGCGTAATGGAAGGCCGCCGCTACTCCGACGGCCTGCACCAGGCCATTGAAGCCAAGGAAAACGTGCGCGTGGAAGACGCCACCCAGACCTACGCCACCGTGACGCTGCAGAACTACTTTCGCATGTACCACAAGCTGGGCGGCATGACGGGTACGGCCGAAACCGAGGCCGGTGAGTTCTGGGAAATCTACAAGCTCGACGTAGTTGTGATTCCGACCAACCGCGGCATTTCGCGCAAGGACGAGCACGACAAGGTCTACAAGACGGTGCGCGAGAAGTACAACGCCGTGGCCGAAGAAATCCAGACGCTGGTGAAAGCCGGCCGTCCGGTGCTGGTAGGTACTACATCGGTGGAAATTTCGGAGCTGGTGAGTCGCATGCTCAAGCTGCGCAACATCCCGCACCAGGTGCTCAATGCCAAGCAAAACCAGCGCGAAGCCGAGATTGTGGCCGGCGCTGGCCACCCAGGCACCGTGACCATTGCCACCAACATGGCCGGCCGCGGTACCGACATCAAGCTGCGCGGCACCGCCAAAGAATCAGGCGGACTGGCCATCATCGGTACGGAGCGCCACGAAAGCCGCCGTGTAGACCGGCAGCTGCGGGGCCGCGCCGGCCGCCAGGGCGACCCGGGCTCCTCGCAGTTCTTCGTGAGCCTGGAAGACAACCTGATGCGTCTGTTCGGCTCGGAGCGCATTGCCAAGCTCATGGACCGTATGGGTCTGGAAGAAGGCGAAGTAATTCAGCACTCCATGATTACAAGCTCCATTGAGCGCGCCCAGAAGAAAGTCGAGGAAAACAACTTCGGCATCCGCAAGCGCCTGCTGGAGTACGACGACGTGATGAATGCCCAGCGCGAAGTGGTGTACAAGCGCCGCCGCAACGCCTTGTTTGGCGAGCGGCTGGAGCTGGACGTGTGGAATATGATCTATGACGTCTGCGAAGACATTGTGACGGCCCACAAAACCACCAACGACTTTGAAGGCTTCAAGCTGGCCATTATCCGCCTGTTCAGCTACGATACGCACCTCACGGCGCAGGAGCTCAACAGCATGCCCGCGCCGCAACTTACCCAGAAGCTCTACGATGAGTCCTTGGGCTACTACGAAGACAAGAGCCAGGTGATTGGCGAGCATTCGATGCCGCTCATCAACGACCTGATCGGCCAGAACGCGCCCTTCGAAAACATTGCCGTGCCCTTCACCGATGGCCGCAAGCAGGTGCAGTCGGTAGTGAACCTGCGCCGTGCCCAGGCTACCAACGGCCAGGAACTGATCAGGGGGATGGAAAAAGTAGTGACGCTGGCCGTTATCGACGAAGCCTGGACCAAGCACCTGCGCGCCATGGACGACCTGAAGCAGGTGGTGCAGAATGCCGTGTATGAGCAGAAAGACCCGCTGCTGGTGTACAAGTTCGAGTCGTTTGAGCTGTTCAAGCGCATGATTGCGAAGGTGAACGAGGAAACCGTGCACTTCCTGTTCCGCGCCGACATCCCCATGCAGGCCGGCGAAGCGGGCATTGAGGAGCCCGAGTTTTACGTGGAAGACGAAATTCCGCAGGCTGCGCCCCAGCCCAAGCTGCGCGCCGAGAAAGAGGTGTCGTCGACTTCGCTGGGCGCTGGCCCCGAAGACCTGGAGCAGGCCGGGCAACAGCCCCAGGTGCTGGAAAAGCAGACGCCCGCCCGCTCCCAGAAAGTGGCTAACCGCAACGAGCGGGTGAGCGTGCAGTACATGGACGGCCGCATCGTGCGCGACGTGAAATACAAAAGCGTGGAAGAGGATATCGTGAGTAACCGCGCCGTTATCATCGACTAA
- the deoC gene encoding deoxyribose-phosphate aldolase, translated as MSASPPDLAARIDHTLLRPDATQEQIAQLCAEAAQYRFASVCVPPCYVRFAAEELHGSGVPVCTVVGFPLGYQLTKVKFFEAHQALNDGAKEVDMVINVAAFKSGRLAEVEDEIGELAELCHFKQAILKVIIETALLTEEEIIRACELCTEAGADFVKTSTGFANRGASVTDIELMRRHLPAHIRIKASGGIRTREAALALVAAGADRLGSSNSIALLPTADETSATS; from the coding sequence ATGTCTGCTTCACCTCCCGACCTCGCCGCCCGCATTGACCACACCCTGTTGCGCCCCGACGCTACTCAGGAGCAGATTGCCCAGCTCTGCGCCGAGGCGGCCCAGTACCGCTTTGCCTCTGTGTGCGTGCCGCCTTGCTACGTACGTTTTGCGGCTGAAGAGTTGCATGGCTCCGGTGTGCCGGTGTGCACGGTGGTAGGCTTTCCGCTGGGCTATCAGCTCACCAAGGTGAAGTTCTTCGAAGCGCACCAAGCGCTGAATGATGGCGCCAAAGAAGTGGATATGGTTATCAACGTGGCCGCCTTTAAATCGGGGCGGCTGGCGGAAGTGGAAGACGAAATAGGGGAGTTGGCTGAGTTGTGCCACTTCAAGCAGGCCATTCTGAAAGTCATCATCGAAACCGCACTGCTCACGGAGGAGGAAATCATCCGGGCCTGTGAGCTGTGCACAGAAGCCGGCGCCGACTTCGTGAAAACGTCTACCGGCTTTGCCAACCGGGGCGCTTCGGTGACTGATATTGAGCTGATGCGCCGCCACCTGCCGGCCCATATCCGTATCAAGGCTTCGGGCGGTATCCGCACCCGCGAGGCCGCCCTGGCGCTGGTAGCGGCCGGCGCCGACCGGCTGGGTTCTTCCAATAGTATAGCTTTGCTGCCGACTGCCGATGAAACTTCTGCTACTTCGTAA
- a CDS encoding sporulation protein, which translates to MKLLLLRNVLLLSALISLGACAASAPAVSTAKTSAPDTARQPAIPTLSAEELSRYRPVFNAPKTPAAPPTKAPVAITPTNQVNAQVEQRLRDQAFTNQNVKYAQGFRILAYVGMEREQAMSIRREVISRYPEETDYIAFKQPLYRLWIGDYLTRLEAEAALLRIRPLAPKAELQPAQVVLNKTSF; encoded by the coding sequence ATGAAACTTCTGCTACTTCGTAACGTGCTTTTGCTTTCCGCTTTGATTTCGCTGGGTGCCTGCGCGGCCTCGGCCCCGGCCGTGTCTACCGCCAAAACCTCTGCCCCGGATACTGCCCGTCAGCCCGCAATTCCGACGTTATCGGCGGAGGAGCTGAGCCGTTACCGGCCGGTGTTCAACGCTCCTAAAACACCTGCCGCACCACCGACCAAGGCGCCGGTAGCCATTACGCCCACCAATCAGGTGAATGCCCAGGTGGAGCAGCGCCTGCGCGACCAGGCTTTCACCAATCAAAATGTGAAATATGCCCAGGGCTTCCGCATCCTGGCCTATGTGGGCATGGAGCGCGAGCAGGCCATGAGCATCCGCCGCGAAGTCATCAGCCGCTACCCCGAGGAAACCGACTACATTGCCTTCAAGCAGCCGCTCTACCGCCTCTGGATTGGGGACTACCTCACGCGCCTGGAGGCTGAAGCTGCTCTGCTACGCATCCGGCCGCTGGCACCCAAGGCCGAGCTGCAGCCCGCGCAGGTGGTACTCAACAAAACCTCATTTTAG
- a CDS encoding M20 family metallopeptidase, whose protein sequence is MQHLLSRLKTLAAEAAAETVALRQHLHTHPELSFQEFNTAAFVTEQLRQLGLSPQPMAKTGVVALIEGRNPASRVVALRADMDALPIQEQNDVPYKSTNPGVMHACGHDVHTSSLLGVARLLTQLRDEFEGTVKLIFQPGEEVLPGGASLMIAEGVLENPAPASVLGQHVFPMLPAGQIGIRPGRYMASTDELYLTVRGKGGHGAMPELNLDPVLVAAHIIVAAQQIVSRRANPKLPSVLSFGKVIANGATNVIPNEVYIEGTFRTLNEEWRNQAHEHLRRLCEGLADSMGATCELEIRRGYPYLENEPQLTARVRAAAEEYLGPENVVELDQWMAAEDFAYFSQATIACFYRLGTRAPDGRHASSVHTPTFDVDAHALEVGPGLMAWLALTELAAMVPTAASQSETTYA, encoded by the coding sequence ATGCAGCATCTTCTTTCCCGCCTAAAAACGCTGGCCGCCGAAGCCGCCGCCGAAACGGTAGCTTTGCGGCAGCACCTGCACACGCACCCCGAGCTGTCGTTCCAGGAGTTTAATACCGCTGCTTTCGTTACGGAGCAGCTGCGCCAGCTGGGGCTCAGTCCACAGCCTATGGCCAAAACCGGCGTGGTAGCCCTTATCGAAGGTCGCAACCCCGCCAGCCGGGTGGTGGCCCTACGCGCCGACATGGATGCGCTGCCTATTCAGGAGCAGAATGACGTGCCCTACAAATCTACCAACCCCGGGGTGATGCACGCCTGCGGCCACGATGTGCATACGTCGTCGCTGCTGGGCGTGGCGCGGCTGCTTACCCAGCTGCGCGACGAGTTTGAAGGCACCGTAAAGCTTATTTTTCAGCCCGGCGAGGAAGTTTTGCCCGGTGGGGCTTCGCTGATGATTGCGGAAGGCGTGCTGGAAAACCCCGCGCCGGCCAGCGTGCTGGGCCAGCACGTATTTCCGATGCTGCCCGCCGGCCAGATTGGTATCCGCCCCGGCCGCTACATGGCCAGCACCGACGAGCTGTACCTGACCGTGCGCGGCAAGGGTGGCCATGGGGCCATGCCCGAGCTCAACCTCGACCCCGTGCTGGTGGCGGCCCACATTATTGTGGCGGCGCAACAAATAGTGAGTCGGCGCGCCAACCCTAAGCTGCCTTCGGTGTTATCGTTCGGTAAAGTCATTGCCAACGGCGCCACCAACGTCATTCCCAACGAAGTGTATATCGAAGGCACCTTCCGTACGCTGAACGAGGAGTGGCGCAACCAGGCCCACGAGCACCTGCGTCGCCTCTGCGAAGGCCTGGCCGACTCGATGGGCGCTACGTGCGAGCTGGAAATCCGGCGGGGGTATCCGTACCTGGAAAACGAGCCGCAGCTCACTGCCCGTGTTCGGGCCGCCGCCGAAGAATATTTAGGCCCGGAAAACGTTGTTGAGCTGGACCAGTGGATGGCTGCGGAGGATTTTGCCTACTTCTCGCAGGCTACCATTGCCTGTTTTTACCGCCTGGGCACCCGCGCCCCCGACGGCCGCCACGCCTCTTCCGTGCATACGCCCACCTTCGACGTGGACGCTCATGCGCTGGAAGTAGGCCCCGGCCTGATGGCTTGGCTGGCCCTTACAGAGCTGGCGGCTATGGTGCCGACAGCCGCTTCCCAATCCGAAACCACCTATGCATAA
- a CDS encoding Hsp20/alpha crystallin family protein — MATILYNNLPALRPSRAFNSMLNEVLRDSVQPTAKPSASFVPQADVLETPQGFELHLALPGVAKEDLKVDFQEGRLEISGERKAPATEGEDAPQLRRIETRYGSFSRSFRLPDTVNVTAIDAQLTDGILRVVLPFDSAKTTRQHIKVR, encoded by the coding sequence ATGGCCACGATTCTGTATAACAACCTGCCTGCTCTTCGTCCTTCCCGCGCGTTCAACTCCATGCTGAATGAAGTCCTGCGCGACAGTGTACAGCCAACCGCTAAACCATCTGCTTCCTTTGTTCCCCAAGCCGATGTGCTGGAAACTCCCCAGGGTTTTGAGCTCCATCTGGCGCTGCCCGGCGTAGCCAAAGAAGACCTCAAAGTAGACTTTCAGGAAGGCCGTCTCGAAATCAGCGGGGAGCGGAAAGCCCCTGCCACGGAAGGCGAAGATGCCCCGCAGCTGCGCCGCATCGAAACCCGCTACGGCAGCTTCTCGCGCTCCTTCCGCCTGCCCGATACCGTAAACGTTACGGCCATTGATGCCCAGCTCACCGACGGTATCCTGCGGGTGGTGCTGCCCTTCGATAGTGCCAAAACTACCAGGCAGCATATCAAGGTTCGCTAG
- a CDS encoding Do family serine endopeptidase produces MQAKQMMLGLMASAVLGGSVAVGGYKLLEPEHTNSPQALAADPNVRYTSELRSSDYVVPEGLNFVAAAGSVTPAVVHVMTEYAPKMTQNDQIRMDPFLRQFFGDDLDQYQGRGRSQGPQMGSGSGVIIAANGYIVTNNHVIDKADKIEVVLDDKRKYQAELVGADPTTDLALLKVKADNLPFVRYGNSDDVKVGEWVLAVGNPFNLNSTVTAGIISAKGRNINILQREDRMGVESFLQTDAVVNPGNSGGALVNLKGDLIGINSAIASRSGSFEGYSFAVPSAIVSKVVDDLLKYKVVQRALLGVNIREVDATLASEKKLNTLNGVYVMGLSKNSAAADAGLKEGDIITEINGAKVNTSSQLQEQVARFRPGDKIKVTYLRDDKERTASATLRNATGTTDVVREESMASVEYEGAKFAPLTRQEMNRLDIEGGAKISGVRGSNFKETGIGDGFIITRIDKNKVTKPQDVKRFLEEAKNNQGALVEGIYPDGRKAFYPIGQAQ; encoded by the coding sequence ATGCAAGCCAAACAAATGATGCTCGGCCTCATGGCTTCCGCCGTGCTGGGCGGGTCGGTAGCCGTGGGCGGATACAAGCTGCTGGAGCCCGAGCACACCAACTCGCCTCAGGCCCTCGCCGCTGACCCCAATGTGCGCTATACCAGTGAGCTGCGCTCCTCCGATTACGTGGTGCCCGAAGGCCTCAACTTTGTGGCCGCTGCCGGCAGCGTGACGCCGGCCGTGGTTCACGTGATGACGGAATACGCCCCCAAAATGACCCAGAACGACCAGATCCGGATGGACCCGTTTCTGCGCCAGTTCTTCGGCGATGACCTAGACCAGTACCAGGGGCGCGGCCGCTCCCAGGGCCCACAAATGGGCTCCGGCTCGGGCGTTATCATTGCCGCCAACGGTTATATCGTTACGAACAACCACGTGATTGATAAAGCCGACAAGATTGAAGTCGTGCTGGACGACAAGCGCAAGTACCAGGCTGAGCTGGTAGGCGCCGACCCCACCACCGACCTGGCTTTGCTGAAAGTAAAGGCCGACAACCTGCCCTTCGTGCGCTACGGCAACTCCGATGACGTGAAGGTAGGAGAGTGGGTGCTGGCCGTGGGCAACCCCTTCAACCTGAACTCCACCGTAACGGCTGGTATCATTTCCGCCAAAGGCCGCAACATCAACATTCTGCAGCGCGAAGACCGCATGGGCGTGGAGTCGTTTCTGCAGACGGATGCCGTGGTGAACCCCGGCAACTCGGGCGGCGCCCTGGTGAACCTGAAAGGTGACCTGATTGGTATTAACTCAGCCATTGCCTCGCGCTCCGGCTCATTTGAGGGCTACTCGTTTGCCGTGCCCAGCGCCATCGTGAGCAAGGTGGTAGATGACCTGCTGAAGTACAAAGTGGTGCAACGGGCACTGCTGGGCGTGAACATCCGCGAAGTGGATGCTACCCTGGCTTCCGAGAAAAAGCTCAACACCCTGAACGGCGTGTACGTGATGGGCCTGAGCAAGAACAGCGCCGCCGCCGATGCCGGCCTGAAAGAAGGCGACATCATCACCGAAATCAACGGGGCAAAGGTGAATACGTCTTCGCAGCTGCAGGAGCAGGTGGCCCGCTTCCGCCCCGGCGACAAAATCAAGGTAACCTACCTACGCGACGATAAGGAGCGTACGGCCTCGGCTACGCTGCGCAATGCTACCGGTACTACCGATGTGGTGCGCGAAGAATCGATGGCCTCGGTGGAATACGAAGGAGCCAAGTTTGCGCCGCTCACCCGCCAGGAAATGAACCGGCTGGACATTGAAGGCGGGGCTAAAATCTCGGGCGTACGCGGCAGCAACTTCAAGGAAACCGGTATTGGCGACGGGTTCATCATCACCCGCATCGACAAAAACAAAGTAACCAAGCCGCAGGACGTGAAACGCTTCTTGGAAGAAGCGAAGAACAACCAGGGCGCGCTCGTGGAGGGTATTTACCCCGACGGTCGTAAAGCGTTCTACCCGATTGGGCAGGCCCAATAA